A single genomic interval of Odontesthes bonariensis isolate fOdoBon6 chromosome 3, fOdoBon6.hap1, whole genome shotgun sequence harbors:
- the LOC142376983 gene encoding WD repeat-containing protein on Y chromosome-like: MKNDDPSGKAGSELEESEKMFTADDIPAILEVFGKYDADGSGGLDIDEFSMAMQELYSKVDEEELRVLHMKIDTNCDKTVDIGELLNFLMHKTSNAEALDYKNQLFPKPFELITFDTHRLVVKIICLPFKHISNPKDGAEDASQQLRPYQKCLYLSISTDGVLKYWPDDFKMSCTFPLYERDKETPPLHHKRKMHVNDVVYIKEIEKLAVATSDRELLFYECNKIPELLRISFCLIVDEDKRIQTINYSHSEKKGMFSFGDSEGFLSVFISYDVCENGLFCKNMFEKKTLGHYPVAYTSSLLKTVSKDFVSFRIPIFPETFRNLQYFPCMESFIMCGESSKSMAVVTLSTCPESVRPKISKKVFECRGHDKFFTCAEYSPWSHFIMTGGKDGLLRVWFPHKTSSCEEILKGHKTAITNIVYNPTENVFVSLSTDKNVRIWSDGDWTCRQRIFLVGMKEAPISTVYYNIHNNELFLANSDIAKCLGRGTNDFHNSLTSHNMPVCSVLYHNIYKQIVSVCMSGIVTVWDVLTGKAAMQFRVTPEKSVGHTAIAFDQAQRQVITISPDGKVKLWNFSNGQELKVLPVEMPKDVTQIICKDSKIFVSAKKCKTIFRLDIEGGENIFLEHHLLNDICSMELHKEILITASNEGNVVMWDTLSLDAVYYIKTRESLRTHLTFRDTGHSGVIPTKKKVKRLDQSNPTEEENDENVRPFVVSLKTREVDIGTATLLISAGGYIGAWSVKAKGGQIGKFKAVVSNAVITYMITDESEKTLVTGDSTGRICLWDIQNFGYKTEADTGPWRVSLQSPPLLASWQACRSELVCVACDNACANIVTTGQKNIKQWTNTGQFVGLFGKDQWGSNTTQGQIRENIDKEHEEQVNAPKEETFPKTSPDCDTDIRELTIPGIIDKVSPSQPLPATRFD; the protein is encoded by the exons ATGAAGAATGATGACCCTAGTGGTAAAGCCGGCAGTGAACTGGAAGAATCAGAAAAAATGTTCACTGCTGACGATATTCCAGCAATCCTCGAGGTATTCGGAAAATATGACGCTGACGGCAGCGGCGGCCTTGACATCGACGAATTTTCTATGGCAATGCAGGAGCTTTACAGTAAAGTAGATGAAGAAGAGCTGCGTGTGCTACACATGAAGATCGACACAAACTGCGATAAAACTGTGGACATTGGGGAGCTGTTAAATTTTCTTATGCATAAAACAAGTAATGCAGAGGCTCTGGATTACAAGAACCAACTTTTCCCCAAACCTTTTGAATTGATAACCTTTGATACCCACAGATTAGTAGTCAAAATAATATGCCTCCCTTTTAAGCATATCAGCAATCCAAAAGACGGAGCAGAGGATGCATCACAACAACTCCGGCCTTACCAAAAGTGTCTGTACCTCTCCATCAGTACAGATGGTGTGCTGAAGTACTGGCCTGATGACTTTAAGATGTCATGCACGTTTCCCTTGTACgagagagacaaagaaactcctCCTTTACATCACAAAAGGAAAATGCACGTCAATGATGTAGTGTACATCAAAGAAATCGAGAAGCTGGCTGTCGCAACATCTGACAGAGAACTGCTATTCTATGAATGTAACAAAATCCCAGAATTATTGAGAATTTCATTCTGCTTAATTGTGGATGAAGACAAAAGAATCCAAACCATTAACTACAGCCACAGTGAGAAAAAAGGTATGTTTTCCTTTGGAGATTCAGAAGGATTTTTATCCGTATTCATTTCCTACGATGTGTGTGAAAATGGGCTCTTTTGCAAAAacatgtttgagaaaaaaacccTGGGGCACTATCCAGTTGCATACACTTCATCCCTCCTAAAGACTGTTTCCAAAGATTTTGTTTCTTTCAGGATTCCCATTTTTCCTGAAACATTCAGAAATTTGCAATACTTTCCTTGTATGGAATCATTCATCATGTGTGGTGAATCATCTAAATCCATGGCCGTTGTTACTTTAAGCACATGCCCTGAGTCTGTCAGACCCAAAATCTCTAAAAAAGTCTTTGAATGCAGGGGCCATGACAAGTTCTTTACCTGTGCTGAATATTCCCCTTGGTCACATTTTATAATGACTGGTGGCAAAGATGGCCTTCTGCGGGTGTGGTTCCCCCACAAAACATCATCATGCGAAGAGATATTAAAAGGACATAAAACAGCCATCACAAATATAGTTTATAATCCAACAGAGAATGTCTTTGTCAGTTtatctactgataaaaatgtaCGTATATGGTCCGACGGTGACTGGACCTGCCGGCAGAGGATTTTTCTTGTGGGCATGAAAGAGGCCCCAATTTCCACTGTATATTACAACATACACAACAACGAGTTGTTCCTGGCTAACTCGGATATAGCCAAATGTCTAGGGAGAGGAACAAATGATTTTCATAATTCTTTAACGTCCCACAACATGCCTGTGTGCAGTGTGCTATACCACAACATTTACAAGCAGATTGTCTCTGTTTGCATGAGTGGTATTGTGACTGTGTGGGATGTTCTTACAGGAAAGGCAGCAATGCAGTTTAGAGTCACTCCAGAAAAGTCTGTTGGGCACACTGCTATTGCCTTCGATCAAGCCCAACGTCAAGTCATCACAATATCTCCCGATGGGAAAGTGAAACTATGGAACTTCAGTAACGGGCAGGAGCTCAAAGTCCTCCCCGTTGAAATGCCAAAAGATGTGACCCAGATTATCTGTAAAGACAGCAAAATATTTGTTTCAGCAAAGAAATGCAAGACCATCTTTAGGCTGGACATTGAAGGAGGAGAAAACATATTTTTGGAGCACCACTTATTGAATGATATTTGCTCCATGGAACTCCACAAGGAAATTTTGATTACTGCATCTAATGAGGGAAATGTTGTCATGTGGGATACATTGTCTTTAGATGCTGTTTACTAtataaaaacaagagagagCCTCCGAACACACCTGACATTTAGGGATACAGGTCACTCAGGTGTGATACCAACtaaaaagaaagtcaaaagaCTGGATCAGTCTAATCCTACAGAGGAGGAGAATGACGAGAATGTACGCCCCTTTGTTGTATCTTTGAAGACAAGGGAGGTTGATATTGGAACAGCCACACTGCTAATCTCAGCAGGTGGTTACATCGGTGCCTGGTCAGTTAAGGCTAAAGGAGGACAAATAGGAAAGTTTAAGGCGGTGGTAAGCAATGCAGTTATTACCTACATGATAACTGATGAATCTGAGAAGACACTTGTGACTGGTGACAGCACTGGAAGGATTTGTTTGTGGGATATTCAAAACTTTGGATACAAAACAGAAGCAGATACTGGGCCATGGCGTGTGTCACTGCAATCACCTCCACTGTTGGCGTCTTGGCAGGCTTGCCGTTCTGAGCTGGTCTGTGTTGCTTGTGATAATGCTTGTGCAAACATAGTCACTACAGGGCAGAAGAATATTAAGCAATGGACAAATACTGGTCAGTTTGTTGGCCTTTTCGGGAAAGATCAATGGGGGTCCAATACTACACAAGGTCAAATAAGGGAGAACATTGACAAGGAACATGAAGAACAAGTCAACGCCCCAAAGGAAGAAACCTTTCCCAAAACATCTCCTGATTGTGATACTGATATTCGAGAATTG ACCATACCAGGGATCATCGATAAAGTATCTCCATCACAACCTCTGCCTGCCACCAG GTTCGACTAG